A stretch of the Streptomyces sp. WMMB303 genome encodes the following:
- a CDS encoding DUF1990 family protein encodes MLRERRLYRAPAVAALHSLAGRSVNYAPVTGSRVPTWNARWHVDYLRQPLAREPAGAPVRGGAWEIACRLVRDYQFAEPAILRALYRSDAPLLGRDMLLEGRFAGLRFDMGVRVTSVTDETHGSGAWESRVWGWAYRTLEGHLEQGELAYQVVKRLRTGAVEFLITGHSRRAPLPNPVVRTGFAVFGRWTQHRFYHASARRLQRLLRAELEGAPPLAAAALPGYDNVVLAPTPRR; translated from the coding sequence ATGCTGCGTGAGCGGCGCCTCTACCGTGCACCGGCGGTCGCCGCGCTGCACTCGCTGGCCGGGCGTTCGGTCAACTACGCCCCGGTGACGGGGAGTCGGGTGCCCACCTGGAACGCGCGCTGGCACGTCGACTACCTCCGCCAGCCGCTCGCCCGGGAACCGGCGGGCGCCCCCGTGCGGGGCGGCGCGTGGGAGATCGCCTGCCGCCTGGTGCGCGACTACCAGTTCGCGGAGCCGGCCATCCTGCGCGCGCTCTACCGGAGTGACGCACCGCTGCTGGGCCGGGACATGCTGCTGGAGGGCAGGTTCGCCGGACTGCGATTCGACATGGGCGTCCGGGTGACGTCCGTGACCGACGAGACGCACGGCAGCGGCGCGTGGGAGTCACGCGTATGGGGGTGGGCCTACCGGACCCTGGAGGGCCATCTGGAGCAGGGCGAACTCGCCTACCAGGTCGTCAAGCGGCTGCGGACCGGTGCCGTGGAGTTCCTTATCACCGGCCACTCGCGGCGGGCACCGCTGCCCAACCCGGTCGTGCGGACCGGCTTCGCGGTCTTCGGACGCTGGACGCAGCACCGCTTCTACCACGCGAGCGCCCGCAGGTTGCAGCGGCTGCTGCGCGCGGAACTCGAGGGCGCGCCCCCGTTGGCGGCAGCGGCCCTGCCCGGGTACGACAACGTCGTGCTCGCGCCCACTCCGCGCCGCTGA
- a CDS encoding MMPL family transporter, with the protein MPSAPRLARLSIPLLLLVVWIAVGGALGPFAGKLGEVATNDEAAFLPRSAESTRVLDEQKAFDQEETLPAIVVWTSGDGQSVTRAQRGAASRALDRAADSVDAVGPPTPAIPSRDGAALRGIVQLRPDLGEELPGALEKLRSAAGEVPGTTVHLAGPAATQADLSDAFAGIDGLLLGVALAAVLLILVLVYRSVLLPLVIILGAVFALGLACAAVYVLARQDMVRVDGQVQGILSILVIGAATDYALLLTARFREELSAGHHRETAVRAALRRSVGPVLASAGTVVAGLLALLLSDLTNNRALGPVGSIGIVCALLSALTFLPAVLALLGRFAYWPAKLPRSPEQRESSARGGVWPRVARAVDRAPRRIWACTLAVLLAASAFAPLLNARGVPLDEVFINDAPSVAAQRTLSEHFPGGSGNPATVLTDEQALTKVRRAALGTEGVASAVPLGAKGRPDAEAPQVVDGRVRLQVTLEDAADSDAAKRTVERLREAVRAVPGSDALVGGYTARQHDTQRTAERDRALIVPVVLAIILIILVALLRSLLMPLLLVGTVALSFFATLGVSALVFRELLGFSGADASVPLYGFVFLVALGVDYNIFLMSRVREESLRHDVREGVLRGLTATGGVITSAGVVLAATFAALAVIPLAFLAQVAFIVAFGVLLDTLVVRSLLVPALVRDIGPVSWWPGVLSRR; encoded by the coding sequence ATGCCGTCCGCGCCGCGTCTCGCCCGACTCTCGATCCCGCTTCTGCTGCTTGTCGTCTGGATCGCCGTCGGCGGCGCGCTGGGGCCGTTCGCCGGGAAGCTCGGCGAGGTCGCCACCAACGACGAGGCCGCCTTCCTGCCGCGCAGCGCCGAATCCACCAGGGTCCTGGACGAACAGAAGGCGTTCGACCAGGAGGAGACCCTGCCCGCCATCGTGGTGTGGACGTCCGGCGACGGGCAGTCCGTCACCCGCGCGCAGCGCGGGGCCGCTTCACGCGCGCTGGACCGGGCCGCCGACAGCGTCGACGCGGTCGGCCCGCCCACCCCCGCCATTCCCTCCCGGGACGGCGCGGCACTGCGGGGCATCGTCCAACTCCGCCCCGACCTGGGCGAGGAACTACCCGGGGCACTGGAGAAGCTCCGCTCGGCCGCCGGAGAGGTACCCGGGACGACGGTCCACCTCGCCGGGCCGGCAGCCACCCAGGCCGACCTGTCGGACGCGTTCGCCGGAATCGACGGGCTGCTGCTGGGGGTGGCCCTCGCCGCCGTGCTGCTGATCCTCGTTCTGGTCTACCGCAGCGTGCTGCTGCCGTTGGTGATCATTCTCGGCGCGGTGTTCGCTCTCGGACTGGCCTGCGCGGCCGTCTACGTGCTCGCCCGGCAGGACATGGTCCGCGTCGACGGGCAGGTGCAGGGGATCCTGTCCATCCTGGTGATCGGCGCGGCGACGGACTACGCGCTGCTGCTGACCGCGCGGTTCCGCGAGGAGTTGAGCGCGGGGCACCACCGCGAGACCGCCGTCCGGGCCGCCCTGCGCCGCTCCGTCGGACCGGTGCTGGCCAGCGCCGGTACCGTCGTCGCCGGCCTGCTGGCCCTCCTGCTCAGCGACCTGACCAACAACCGCGCCCTGGGGCCGGTGGGCTCCATCGGGATCGTCTGCGCGCTCCTCAGCGCGCTGACGTTCCTCCCTGCGGTACTGGCACTCCTCGGCCGTTTCGCCTACTGGCCGGCAAAGCTGCCGCGCTCGCCGGAGCAGCGGGAGTCGTCCGCGCGGGGCGGGGTCTGGCCGCGGGTGGCGCGTGCCGTGGACCGGGCGCCCCGGAGGATCTGGGCCTGCACGCTTGCGGTGCTGCTCGCGGCGAGCGCCTTCGCGCCGCTGCTGAACGCCCGGGGCGTGCCGCTGGACGAGGTCTTCATCAACGACGCGCCCTCCGTCGCCGCCCAGCGGACCCTCAGCGAACACTTCCCCGGCGGCTCCGGTAACCCGGCCACGGTGCTCACCGACGAGCAGGCCCTCACGAAGGTGCGGCGGGCGGCGCTCGGTACCGAGGGAGTGGCCTCGGCCGTGCCGTTGGGGGCGAAGGGCCGCCCGGACGCCGAGGCGCCGCAGGTCGTGGACGGCAGGGTCCGTCTCCAGGTCACTCTGGAGGACGCCGCGGACAGCGACGCCGCCAAGCGTACGGTCGAGCGGCTACGCGAGGCGGTGCGGGCCGTCCCGGGCTCCGACGCGCTGGTCGGCGGCTACACGGCCCGACAGCACGACACCCAGCGGACGGCCGAACGCGACCGCGCGCTGATCGTGCCGGTCGTCCTGGCCATCATTCTGATCATTCTGGTCGCGCTGCTGCGCTCGCTGCTGATGCCACTTCTGCTGGTGGGGACCGTCGCGCTCAGCTTCTTCGCCACCCTGGGCGTCTCCGCGCTGGTCTTCCGGGAACTGCTCGGTTTCAGCGGAGCGGACGCCTCGGTACCGCTCTACGGCTTCGTCTTCCTGGTGGCCCTGGGCGTGGACTACAACATCTTCCTGATGTCCCGGGTCCGCGAGGAGTCACTGCGGCACGACGTGCGGGAGGGTGTGCTGCGTGGCCTGACGGCCACCGGCGGAGTCATCACCTCGGCGGGTGTGGTGCTCGCCGCCACCTTCGCGGCGCTCGCCGTCATCCCGCTGGCCTTCCTCGCCCAGGTCGCCTTCATCGTCGCCTTCGGAGTCCTTCTGGACACCCTGGTGGTGCGGTCCCTCCTGGTGCCGGCGCTGGTCCGGGACATCGGCCCGGTCTCCTGGTGGCCCGGTGTCCTCAGCCGCAGGTGA
- a CDS encoding DUF1990 family protein, with product MSLQGWMWSVIGTRTRHDSGRPPARRPGRPSARRRIGTLLRFPAGVLLVSWEYMWRVTALHRSEVAGDSGDLPPPLPPDRVDELTKRLGDGVGPMFHRRFGVRIQGARMSPEELIGAVAADLNRPAPSTVAVFHKTRGGPGPARPGDEYRVQMPGPWDGPVRVLHRDPVTIRLGTLHGHLEAGQIQFTADDPGNGLRFHVEAWSRAGDWWADLLYSRLRVAKEIQFNMWVHFVLGAAAIAGGRAQGGVTIETRGVPAASCESVVQC from the coding sequence ATGTCGCTACAGGGATGGATGTGGTCGGTGATCGGGACACGGACCCGGCACGACTCCGGCCGACCGCCGGCCAGGCGGCCCGGCAGACCGTCCGCCCGGCGGCGGATCGGCACCCTGCTGCGTTTCCCGGCCGGTGTTCTGCTGGTGTCCTGGGAGTACATGTGGCGGGTGACCGCACTCCACCGCAGTGAAGTGGCGGGGGATTCCGGCGACCTGCCGCCCCCGCTGCCCCCCGATCGCGTCGACGAGCTCACCAAACGGCTCGGCGACGGCGTCGGGCCGATGTTCCACCGCCGGTTCGGCGTCCGAATCCAGGGCGCCCGGATGAGCCCCGAGGAGCTGATCGGAGCGGTCGCGGCCGACCTCAACCGCCCGGCGCCCTCGACCGTGGCGGTCTTCCACAAGACGCGCGGCGGCCCAGGGCCGGCGCGCCCCGGCGACGAGTACCGAGTGCAGATGCCGGGCCCCTGGGACGGCCCGGTCCGCGTGCTCCACCGCGACCCCGTCACGATCCGGCTCGGCACGCTGCACGGGCACTTGGAGGCCGGGCAGATCCAGTTCACCGCCGACGACCCGGGAAACGGACTCCGCTTCCACGTCGAGGCGTGGTCGCGCGCCGGCGACTGGTGGGCCGACCTGCTCTACAGTCGGCTCCGGGTGGCCAAGGAGATCCAGTTCAACATGTGGGTGCACTTCGTGCTGGGCGCCGCCGCCATCGCGGGCGGCCGCGCACAGGGGGGCGTCACCATCGAGACCCGCGGTGTCCCGGCGGCCTCCTGCGAGTCGGTAGTCCAGTGCTGA
- a CDS encoding diiron oxygenase, translated as MASSITRPDLPQLSEEDGVARRLLDSSAKLSYDPLAEVDWDTPLDEDFHGTSPEWSTLFGTAYWAELTDAQRKELTRQEAASVAGTGIWFEMILQQMILRDVYAKDPSQETVQWALTEIADECRHSIMFARGAKKLRAPAYQPRRVARELGRAFKTLAFGEAAYAAILVAEEVLDVMQRDWMRDERVVPFVRTINNIHVVEESRHMKFARDETRKRLAKAGRLRRQINAFAIAVASYVIVTSMVNRKVYATAGLDESRALREAAANEHHKSMLRSSCAGLMEFLASARLLTRPALVFYKRAHLI; from the coding sequence ATGGCAAGCAGCATCACCCGGCCGGACCTTCCGCAGCTCTCCGAGGAGGACGGCGTCGCCCGGCGGCTGCTGGACTCCTCGGCGAAGCTGTCCTACGACCCGCTCGCCGAAGTCGACTGGGACACCCCGCTGGACGAGGACTTCCACGGCACGAGCCCGGAGTGGAGCACCCTGTTCGGCACCGCCTACTGGGCCGAGTTGACCGACGCGCAGCGCAAGGAACTCACCCGCCAGGAAGCCGCCTCGGTGGCCGGTACCGGCATCTGGTTCGAGATGATCCTGCAGCAGATGATCCTGCGCGACGTCTACGCCAAGGATCCGTCCCAGGAGACCGTCCAGTGGGCGCTGACCGAGATCGCCGACGAGTGCCGGCATTCGATCATGTTCGCGCGCGGGGCCAAGAAGCTCCGGGCACCCGCCTATCAGCCCCGCCGCGTGGCCCGCGAACTCGGCCGGGCGTTCAAGACCCTCGCCTTCGGAGAGGCCGCCTACGCGGCGATCCTGGTGGCCGAGGAGGTCCTCGACGTGATGCAGCGGGACTGGATGCGTGACGAGCGGGTCGTGCCGTTCGTCCGCACCATCAACAACATCCACGTCGTCGAGGAGTCGCGGCACATGAAGTTCGCGCGCGACGAGACCCGCAAGCGGCTGGCCAAGGCCGGCCGGCTGCGCCGCCAGATCAACGCGTTCGCCATCGCCGTCGCCTCCTACGTGATCGTCACCAGCATGGTGAACCGGAAGGTGTACGCCACCGCCGGTCTGGACGAGAGCCGCGCCCTCCGCGAGGCGGCGGCCAACGAGCACCACAAGTCGATGCTGCGGTCGAGCTGCGCGGGACTCATGGAGTTCCTGGCCTCGGCCCGGCTGCTGACCAGGCCGGCGCTGGTCTTCTACAAGCGCGCCCACCTGATCTGA
- a CDS encoding FAD-dependent oxidoreductase — MTYAISQNCCNDATCVSVCPVNCIHPTPGERDFGSTEMLYIDPAACIDCGACADACPVDAVFPVENLTGPQRAYAEINAAYYADAPAPRPAEDSPNFHPWSEPSFPRTLPSDFTAPRVAIVGTGPAGMYTAEDLLLHTAAEVTLLDRLPVAGGLVRYGVAPDHPATKGIGDAFARFHSHPRVRMLLGVEAGREITAEELSAHHDAVVYAVGAPGDRRLGIPGEEAAGSLAATTFVAWYNAHPDVPADAIDLSAPRIVVVGTGNVALDVARILLTDPEELAGTDIADHALAALRASAVREVVLLGRRGPEDAACTRPELRALTRLSGVRPVVDDHDPRTGTAIDAAGPQEKAALLRDIPRERVDYSSPAASGPRRLVFRFHSAPLEVRDSVDGGREAHGDLHVRVTGEAGGTGIRTGMLLRAVGYRGAPVPGLPFDEDSGTVPHEGGRVAGLSGSYVVGWIKRGPTGGIGANRSCAAETVTTLLSDAADGSLPQPTGSAKAFRRLARHRSSHLVDARGLAAIDRAEQARGRRAGRPRSKLATVPALVAASRSRLPLPR; from the coding sequence ATGACCTACGCCATCAGCCAGAACTGCTGCAACGACGCCACCTGCGTCTCCGTCTGCCCGGTCAACTGCATCCACCCCACTCCCGGCGAGCGCGACTTCGGCAGCACCGAGATGCTCTACATCGACCCCGCCGCGTGCATCGACTGCGGGGCCTGCGCGGACGCCTGCCCGGTGGACGCGGTCTTCCCGGTGGAGAACCTCACCGGGCCGCAGCGGGCGTACGCCGAGATCAACGCCGCCTACTACGCCGACGCGCCCGCACCCCGACCCGCGGAGGACAGCCCCAACTTCCACCCCTGGAGCGAGCCGTCGTTCCCGCGGACCCTGCCCTCCGACTTCACCGCGCCCCGGGTGGCGATCGTCGGCACCGGCCCGGCCGGCATGTACACCGCGGAGGACCTGCTGCTGCACACGGCTGCCGAGGTGACGCTGCTGGACCGGCTCCCCGTGGCCGGAGGACTGGTGCGGTACGGCGTCGCGCCCGACCATCCGGCGACCAAGGGCATCGGTGACGCCTTCGCCCGGTTCCACAGCCACCCGCGGGTGCGGATGCTGCTGGGTGTCGAGGCGGGCCGGGAGATCACGGCGGAAGAACTGAGCGCCCACCACGACGCCGTCGTCTACGCCGTGGGGGCTCCCGGTGACCGGCGGCTGGGGATTCCGGGCGAGGAGGCGGCCGGCTCTCTCGCCGCCACCACCTTCGTCGCCTGGTACAACGCCCATCCGGACGTCCCGGCGGACGCGATCGATCTGTCGGCGCCGCGCATCGTCGTGGTGGGCACCGGCAACGTCGCCCTCGATGTGGCCCGCATCCTGCTGACCGACCCGGAGGAGCTGGCCGGTACGGACATCGCCGACCACGCCCTGGCGGCCCTGCGCGCGAGCGCCGTGCGCGAGGTCGTACTGCTGGGCCGCCGCGGCCCGGAGGACGCCGCCTGCACCCGGCCCGAACTCCGCGCGCTGACCCGGTTGTCCGGGGTGCGGCCGGTCGTCGACGACCACGACCCGCGCACCGGCACGGCGATCGACGCCGCGGGGCCGCAGGAGAAGGCCGCGCTGCTCCGCGACATCCCACGCGAACGGGTGGACTACTCCTCTCCGGCGGCCTCCGGCCCCCGACGCCTGGTCTTCCGCTTCCACTCAGCGCCGCTCGAGGTGCGTGACTCCGTCGACGGCGGCCGGGAGGCACACGGCGACCTGCACGTCCGGGTCACCGGGGAGGCGGGCGGTACCGGCATCCGGACGGGGATGCTGCTGCGGGCCGTCGGCTACCGGGGCGCGCCCGTCCCCGGGCTGCCCTTCGACGAGGACAGCGGGACCGTCCCGCACGAGGGCGGGCGGGTGGCCGGCCTGTCCGGCAGCTACGTGGTGGGCTGGATCAAACGGGGGCCCACCGGGGGCATCGGCGCCAACCGCTCCTGCGCGGCCGAGACCGTCACGACGCTGCTGAGCGACGCGGCCGACGGCTCCCTTCCGCAGCCCACCGGCTCCGCGAAGGCGTTCCGGCGCCTGGCCCGACACCGCAGCAGCCATCTGGTCGACGCGCGGGGGCTGGCGGCCATCGACCGCGCCGAGCAGGCGCGGGGCCGCCGCGCCGGCCGACCACGCAGCAAGCTGGCGACCGTGCCCGCGCTCGTGGCCGCCTCCCGCTCCCGCCTCCCGCTCCCCCGCTGA
- a CDS encoding DUF6411 family protein, producing the protein MAVVGIVAVCVVLLVLAFLAPRLSRRPERGTQRTLGAGNRTAGKAPGALGRLLSKPFRSSQKAVGRSGSAGRRARGRLPL; encoded by the coding sequence ATGGCCGTCGTAGGCATCGTCGCGGTGTGTGTGGTCCTGCTCGTTCTGGCGTTTCTCGCGCCGCGGCTGTCCCGTCGCCCGGAGCGGGGCACCCAGCGGACGCTGGGTGCCGGAAACCGCACCGCGGGCAAGGCCCCGGGAGCGCTGGGCCGGTTGTTGAGCAAGCCTTTCCGCAGCAGCCAGAAGGCCGTCGGGCGGAGTGGTTCGGCAGGGCGCAGGGCGCGCGGGCGCCTTCCGCTCTGA
- a CDS encoding ATP-binding protein: MLSLHSDEASVADARALAAAYVVEHCPTVDAATVGTVVTELVVNAERHTSGPWLLVIDRTGGVLSVEVRDASRELPGVRSGALDGSGGWGMHLVHALTPSVEVTVDGPGKTVSARWPDLPAQAA; the protein is encoded by the coding sequence GTGTTGTCACTTCATTCCGACGAAGCGTCCGTCGCCGACGCCCGCGCCCTGGCCGCCGCCTACGTGGTGGAACACTGCCCGACCGTCGACGCCGCCACGGTGGGAACCGTGGTCACCGAACTCGTTGTCAACGCCGAGCGCCACACCTCGGGTCCCTGGCTGCTGGTGATCGACCGGACCGGTGGTGTCCTGAGCGTCGAGGTGCGGGACGCGAGTCGGGAACTGCCGGGCGTGCGCAGCGGTGCACTGGACGGATCCGGCGGATGGGGCATGCACTTGGTGCACGCGCTCACCCCTTCGGTGGAAGTCACCGTCGACGGCCCCGGCAAGACGGTCAGCGCGCGCTGGCCCGATCTGCCCGCGCAGGCCGCCTGA
- a CDS encoding nuclear transport factor 2 family protein: MTTVDRFRAAVDSRDLSALEGLFTPEIRLHSPVKFTPFEGREAVLGLFGVLLRTFEDFRYVGHLDGTAQAGRDGDQAPAAGLVFRAVVNGRQIHGIDLLHLDPEGRIAELTVMVRPQSAVHALGEAVLAGLVADGLVPAGDEHEGPAPASR; this comes from the coding sequence ATGACCACAGTGGACCGCTTCCGCGCCGCCGTCGACAGCCGCGATCTCAGCGCCCTGGAGGGGCTGTTCACCCCGGAGATCCGGCTCCACAGTCCGGTGAAGTTCACCCCGTTCGAAGGCCGGGAGGCGGTTCTGGGCCTCTTCGGGGTCCTGCTCCGTACGTTCGAGGACTTCCGCTACGTCGGACATCTCGACGGCACCGCACAGGCCGGCCGGGACGGGGACCAGGCCCCCGCCGCGGGGCTGGTCTTCCGGGCTGTCGTCAACGGCAGGCAGATCCACGGTATCGACCTGCTGCACCTCGATCCGGAGGGCCGGATCGCGGAGTTGACGGTGATGGTCCGCCCGCAGTCCGCGGTGCACGCGCTGGGCGAGGCGGTCCTGGCCGGTCTGGTGGCCGACGGCCTCGTCCCCGCCGGGGACGAGCACGAGGGCCCGGCACCGGCCTCCCGCTAG
- a CDS encoding phospholipase D-like domain-containing protein: protein MRRRLERLIGIAATEGNALRVLRNGDEIFPAMLRAIREARHTIDMMTFVYWQGEIAHEFAHALSERARSGVRVRLLLDGFGSRPIEKSLLADMERAGVAVQWFRKPMWVSPFKQNHRCHRKALVVDERTAFTGGVGIAQEWCGDARHPGEWRDTHVEVRGPAVDGVSAAFAQNWAECHDELFDEADRFVEHDAPGTALVQVVRGSASFGWQDMQTLLRVVLESARERVRLCTAYFTPDDYFVDLMSRTARRGVRVEILLPGPHTDKRVSRLGGRRAYDDLLGAGVRIAEYRPTMMHAKVVTVDGIVALTGSTNLNRRSLEHDEEVMLAVIDERFTATLDDHFAADWDDAERITAGRWRRRPGAERLKEAAVLPIRRFL from the coding sequence ATACGCCGACGCCTGGAGCGGTTGATCGGCATCGCCGCCACCGAGGGCAACGCACTGCGGGTCCTCCGCAACGGTGACGAGATCTTCCCCGCCATGCTGCGGGCGATCCGGGAAGCCCGGCACACCATCGACATGATGACGTTCGTGTACTGGCAGGGAGAGATCGCCCACGAATTCGCCCACGCGCTGAGCGAGCGGGCGCGGAGCGGCGTGCGGGTGCGACTGCTCCTGGACGGATTCGGCAGCCGACCCATCGAGAAGTCCCTGCTGGCGGACATGGAACGGGCGGGCGTCGCCGTGCAGTGGTTCCGCAAGCCGATGTGGGTCTCGCCCTTCAAGCAGAACCACCGCTGCCACCGCAAGGCCCTCGTGGTGGACGAGCGCACCGCCTTCACCGGCGGCGTCGGCATCGCTCAGGAATGGTGCGGGGACGCGCGGCATCCGGGGGAGTGGCGCGACACCCATGTCGAGGTGCGCGGCCCCGCGGTCGACGGCGTCTCGGCCGCCTTCGCGCAGAACTGGGCCGAATGCCACGACGAACTCTTCGACGAGGCCGACCGGTTCGTCGAGCACGACGCCCCGGGCACGGCTCTCGTCCAGGTCGTCCGCGGCTCGGCGAGCTTCGGGTGGCAGGACATGCAGACCCTGCTGCGCGTCGTGCTGGAGTCGGCTCGCGAGCGGGTGCGGCTGTGCACGGCGTACTTCACGCCGGACGACTACTTCGTCGACCTGATGAGCCGGACGGCGCGGCGCGGGGTCCGGGTCGAGATCCTGCTCCCGGGACCGCACACCGACAAGCGTGTCTCCCGGCTGGGCGGCAGGCGTGCCTACGACGACCTGCTCGGCGCCGGTGTGCGGATCGCCGAGTACCGGCCCACGATGATGCACGCCAAGGTCGTCACCGTCGACGGCATCGTGGCCCTCACCGGCTCCACGAACCTCAACCGCCGCTCCCTCGAACACGACGAGGAGGTGATGCTGGCCGTCATCGACGAGCGGTTCACGGCGACGCTGGACGACCACTTCGCCGCGGACTGGGACGATGCGGAGCGCATCACCGCAGGCCGCTGGCGGCGGCGCCCGGGCGCCGAGCGCCTCAAGGAAGCGGCGGTGCTCCCCATTCGCCGGTTCCTGTAG
- a CDS encoding L-threonylcarbamoyladenylate synthase, which translates to MAKYFDVHPENPQRRTISTVVESIRADALIAYPTDSCFALGCRPGSRDGMSRIRSIRNLDERHHFTLVCQNFAQLGQYVHVDNDVFRAIKAATPGRYTFILPATREVPRKLLHPRKKTVGVRIPDHVVAQALLAELGEPLLSSTLLLPDEDEPMTQGWEIKERLDHVVDAVVDSGDCGTEPTTVVDFSGDTVEIVRAGAGDLALFS; encoded by the coding sequence ATGGCGAAGTACTTCGACGTGCACCCAGAGAACCCACAGCGCCGGACCATCAGCACCGTGGTCGAGAGCATCCGCGCGGACGCGCTCATCGCGTATCCGACGGACTCCTGCTTCGCTCTGGGGTGCCGGCCGGGCAGCCGCGACGGCATGTCCCGCATCCGCTCCATCCGCAACCTCGACGAACGCCACCACTTCACGCTCGTCTGCCAGAACTTCGCGCAGCTCGGCCAGTACGTGCACGTCGACAACGACGTGTTCCGCGCGATCAAGGCGGCCACGCCGGGCCGCTACACGTTCATCCTCCCGGCGACCAGGGAGGTGCCGCGCAAGCTGCTGCATCCGAGGAAGAAGACCGTCGGCGTCCGTATCCCCGACCACGTGGTCGCACAGGCACTGCTGGCCGAACTCGGCGAGCCGCTGCTCTCCAGCACCCTCCTCCTCCCGGATGAGGACGAACCGATGACCCAGGGCTGGGAGATCAAGGAGCGGCTCGACCACGTCGTGGACGCCGTGGTCGACTCCGGCGACTGCGGTACCGAGCCCACCACGGTGGTGGACTTCTCCGGGGACACGGTCGAGATCGTGCGGGCCGGGGCGGGCGATCTCGCGCTGTTCTCCTAG
- a CDS encoding MarR family transcriptional regulator produces the protein MTSADGGRQAGGGTAGAGPTDLQQFAVELRRMNGEFGRLVHGFAAAQGLHATDAAALAAILDAEEPLTPGLLREHLGLTSGAVTACLDRLERAGHVRRSRDPADRRVVRLHYPSDARAAARGYFRPLAQATDRARSQFDEEEQRVVLRFLALLNQELSALREGGS, from the coding sequence ATGACCAGTGCAGACGGGGGCCGGCAGGCAGGTGGCGGCACCGCCGGGGCCGGTCCCACCGATCTCCAGCAGTTCGCCGTGGAGCTGCGGAGGATGAACGGGGAGTTCGGCCGGCTGGTCCACGGGTTCGCCGCTGCTCAGGGGCTGCACGCCACCGACGCCGCCGCGCTCGCCGCGATCCTCGACGCGGAGGAGCCGCTGACCCCGGGGCTGCTGCGGGAGCATCTGGGGCTCACCTCCGGAGCGGTGACGGCCTGCCTGGACCGGCTGGAGCGGGCCGGACATGTGCGGCGCTCCAGGGATCCGGCCGACCGGCGGGTGGTGCGCCTGCACTACCCGAGCGACGCGCGGGCGGCCGCGCGCGGGTACTTCCGGCCGCTGGCGCAGGCGACCGACCGCGCCCGCTCGCAGTTCGACGAGGAGGAGCAGCGTGTGGTGCTGCGCTTCCTCGCTCTGCTGAACCAGGAGCTCTCCGCCCTCCGCGAGGGCGGAAGCTGA
- a CDS encoding PadR family transcriptional regulator produces the protein MALRHAVLAALLDEELSGYQLAKQFDAGVANFWHALPQQVYAELTKLEEDGLVSGREVVQESRPNKRLFQVTDAGLDALRRFAATPAKPTFVRDDLLVAVQAADHLGTADLIDRLEQRAAFAQTRAELFEALLRTMRGNRAEEEFLRHGRRIGPYLTCLRGLDFERNNQEWCRRTAGVLRERNGTTDPE, from the coding sequence GTGGCTTTGCGGCACGCCGTACTGGCGGCGCTCCTGGACGAGGAGTTGAGCGGATACCAACTGGCCAAGCAGTTCGACGCGGGTGTGGCGAACTTCTGGCACGCGCTGCCGCAGCAGGTGTACGCGGAGTTGACGAAGCTGGAGGAGGACGGGCTGGTCTCGGGACGCGAGGTGGTCCAGGAGTCCCGCCCCAACAAGCGCCTCTTCCAGGTCACCGACGCCGGGCTGGACGCACTGCGGCGCTTCGCCGCGACCCCTGCGAAGCCGACCTTCGTCCGCGACGACCTCCTGGTCGCGGTACAGGCCGCCGACCACCTCGGCACGGCGGACCTGATCGACCGGCTCGAGCAGCGGGCCGCCTTCGCGCAGACCAGGGCCGAGCTGTTCGAAGCGCTGCTGCGGACGATGCGCGGGAACCGCGCGGAGGAGGAATTCCTGCGACACGGCAGGCGGATCGGCCCCTATCTGACCTGCCTGCGCGGCCTGGACTTCGAGCGGAACAACCAGGAGTGGTGCCGACGCACCGCGGGGGTCCTGCGGGAGCGGAACGGCACAACCGACCCCGAGTGA